DNA from Equus asinus isolate D_3611 breed Donkey chromosome 17, EquAss-T2T_v2, whole genome shotgun sequence:
AGAAGAAACTTACTCTTCTCTGTTCACTACTGATCTGCATGGAAGTGATTGAATGCAACTCGGACCTAGATGCCCATCTACACCTCCATCCTGCACACACCTTTCCTTCATCAGACCTCATGGGATTCTGCCTCTTTGAGGATCCTCATGGCACTGTCTTCTCAGAGTCCTTGTTTTCCCTGTAACACACGCACCATCCACCCATCAAGCTGGTCCCCTGTGTCCTCTGACACCTTTGAAATCAGGACCCCTGATTCCCGGCAACAGCTCTATGCTACAGGTCTATCCTGAGTTTTCTGGTCCTCCTAGGGTGGGGGAGCCAGACAGGAAAATGAGGGGCCAGGATGTGCATCAGATGGTCCCCAGAGCGCTGAGTTGGACGGCCTGTTTCACGGCCCCATTAGTGACAGGCTCTAGGTCATGTGTCACCCGATTTCAGTGAGTCCATAGTGAAAATTCCAGCTGTAATTCACTTTCCATATTTGTCCTTTCTGTGCACTTTCACCATCTGAGGGAGGGCAGTCCGGGCCGACCCCTCTGTCGTGCACAGCCGTCCGTCTCTGGCCAGCTCTGTGCCGTGGGCCTGCTCTGAAGGAGCCTTACCTCCACGGgtctggggccctccccccagaGCCTCCGTGCTCCCGCCTTCGTGTGTCAGTGTGAGGGGCGAGGGGCCTAGAGAGTTCACAGGTCTGGGGGTGCAGGGTGAGAGGGTTCTCATTTggggcttttcttttctctgtgaagAGGGAGGTGGCTCGGGTCACACTGGCGTCTGAAGAACACGCAGAACCACAGCATTTGCTGATCTCCATGAGCGCTCCCCCCAGCCTTTCCTGTGTTATCTCATTCAACGCTCTGGGGGGTAAGCACCACTTCCCCGGCTCAGGGCGGCGCACGACCTGCTCAGGGTCACAGGCTCCGAGGTGATGGAGCTCCGATGGGGACTGACCATTCAGCTGCCCGTCCTGGAGGATGGAGGGTCGGGCAGTGGCTGCCGGCAGAGGGTGACTGAGCATGGTCCCGGGTACTGGACGAGAGGCTTCTTTGGGGGATGGGGTGCAGGGCCCAGGACGGGGGTCTGCAGTCATTGCGGGGGACGCGCCAGGGCGGGAGAGATTGCGTCGGGTGGGGTGTAGGGGGGGGAAGGGAGCGCAGGGAGCTTCTGCCTCACGAGCCACCGATCATCAGGGGGCGCAAGGGGGAGGCGCCCGAGCGCCCGGGGCTTGCAGGGGGAGCCAGGGCCGGGACTCCCCACCTCTGGTGGGACCGCCCTGAGAAGGATGTTCTCCCGACGCGGCGTGAATAGGATGGAGTTAGAAGTGGCCCATCTCCGCCTCGAGGCGCCTCCAGGAGCGTCCCTGAGGAGGAGACACCCAGCTTGGGCGCATACAGGGACCCGGGGGTCTCTGGGGCCGGCGGGACGGCGCTAGCGCGGGTGCCCGTGCGCCTCGGAGTATGTGTGATCCGGCTGACTTTCCATCCCCGTCGGTTTCTTGGGGCGCAGACCCGCGCGTCCCCCCTAACCCTGCGGCTCAGGGCTATCCTGGGCCTGCCCGTGACAATCACCTCGCTCAACTTGCACCTTATCGAGCCGCTGCATTTGTCCACCTCTCCGTCTCCCGGAGCGCAAAAGTCCAAGATGGGCAAATCCAGAAAGCCCCTTGGAGCGCCCCGGGGCCCACCGAGCGGGGGCGGATCGGGCGGGACTAAGGCCCGGCTGGGGCGTGCGCGAGGGGCGGGGCTCCGGGTTCGCGCCTTGGGCACTGTCCGCGGTGCTGAGCGCCCGCCGGGGCGCAGGGGGCGGGTGCGCCATGGGGAACCGCACCGCCGCGGACGCGGACGCGCTGCTGGCGGGGCGCGGGCCGGGTGCGGGCGGCGGTGCGGGGACCCCTGGGGCGGCGGCGGCGTTGGCGGGGGGCGTGCTGCTCATCGGCGCAGTGCTCGCGGGGAACTCGCTCGTGTGCGTGAGCGTGGCGGCTGAGCGCTCCCTGCAGACTCCCACCAACTACTTTATCGTGAGCCTGGCGGCCGCCGACCTCCTACTCGCCCTGCTCGTGCTGCCTCTCTTCGTCTACTCCGAGGTGAGCCCGCGTCCACCACCGCGCGCACCCCTCAGCTGCTCCTTCATCCCCTGTCCCACTTCACCCCAAGGACAGCGCGCCCCGGCCACTTGGCTTCTCAGGAACCTCAAACTAGGCGGTTGCAGGGGCGCTGCGCCTGGTCTCAGGACGACCGGTGCCTCCGTCTCCCCGAACTCCACTCCCCCCCATCTCACAGTCCATCTGTCCGCTTTGCTGTCTGTCTGCACTCCCTCTTCtgtccctctcctctctgctccctctttGTCTTGGCGTCTGCTACCCAAGAGATGCCTCTATCCTTCAAGGCACAGACCCCAGAAACAGGCGACTTTGACAGTCCAGTCGCCTCCCCACTCCCTCAGCTGGGTTCTGATCCCCAGGGGAGCCAGCTGGACAGACAGGCAGATTCAGGCTAAGCCCCCCTGGCTTCCCCTGGGGCAAAGAGACACATGTCACTGTTCGAGGCCACCAGGAACACCAGTGCACCCCAGGGAAGGAGACCTTCACTCACGCACAGACTCGACCCACAGCTGGAGAGACGCTAGCTGCCAGGAGCTGCGGGGCAGTGAGCACggctggagggaggggtggcCCAGGCCAGACTGTGGAACCGAGGGGAGGGGTGGCTGGAGTGAGGGGAGAAGCCAGAGCCAGGAGCCTCCCCCAACCAGGTCTGGCCCTTCGGTGGGTCTCCCCTGGTGCCAGCCCTGTCTGCTCCACGGTTTGGGTCGAGGAAAGCTGCTTAGGTCTCGGTTGGGGACACAGTGTCCTGGGCTGGCGGGGAGGGGAAGCTCGGTTTTTCTAAGGTGGGCACTGTGATTCCccgcagggctggggcagaggccaGCAGGACAAGGACATGCATGACCTGCCGCTCCCCTGGAGCTGCAGACAGACGTCACAGTGATGGCTCTTAAGCTCCTAATCGTCCCAAATCAGCGGGAGGGGATTTagaaggggggggagggggcgacTGTCTGCTCCTTTGCCCTTGGTGGGAGCACAGGGCCCCATGCCGAggcctttatattttttaactcatttatCCTCAGGACAATTATGTGGGTACTGTcatcaccctcattttacagatgagggaacagaaGTGAAGTGACTGGTCCAAAGTCCCAGAGCAGTGACAGGTTAACAGGCTGATTCTTAGCTGTATTCGGGCGAGGAAACAAGGGCGACGGGCTTCATGCTCCACGGCAGCTGGGTCCCCCTGCCCCAGGGACCTGAGCCCCAGTCATCAGAGATGAGAGCCCTCCGGCCTTTCCCAGCTCTAACCGAAGCAgaccgggggtgggggagggattaTCGCTGGGCGCCCAGTTCAGGGGAGGCCTGCCCAGGTGCATGGGCCAGAGCAGAGTGCGCACAGCTGCCTCTGGTTCACTCCAGCTCCCTTTCTGTCTGATATTTAGCCTCTGCTCCCCAAAATAGTGGGGGTCAGAAAGGCAGAGCGCCCTGTGGGTGGCGGTGAGGGCTGCTGGCCTGGCCGTGGCTGGTGGAACACCCCCCTGTCTTGTGTCTGTTGttgctgcccaccccaccccccacctccttgCGGCCCAGGTCCAGGGCGGCGTGTGGCTGCTGAGCCCCGGCCTCTGCGACGCGCTCATGGCCATGGACGTCATGCTGTGCACCGCCTCCATCTTCAACCTGTGCGCCATCAGCGTGGACAGGTGGGCCGCCCACCGCCCCGCTTCGTGCCCCTGCCCGCGCGCCGCGccccccggccccctcccctctccccgccgCCCTCACCGCGCTCCCCGCAGGTTCGTGGCCGTGGCCGTGCCCTTGAGCTACAACCGCCAGAGCCGGGGCGGCCGTCAGCTGCTGCTCATCGGCGCCACGTGGCTGCTGTCGGCGGCGGTGGCCGCGCCCGTGCTGTGCGGCCTCAACGACGCTCACGGCCGCGACCCCGCCGTGTGCCGCCTGGAGGACCGCGACTACGTGGTCTACTCATCCGTGTGCTCCTTCTTCCTGCCCTGCCCGCTCATGCTGCTGCTCTACTGGGCCACCTTCCGGGGCCTGCGGCGCTGGGAGGCCGCCCGCCGCGCCAAGCTGCACGGCCGTGCCCCGCACCGGACCAGCGGCCTGGGCCCTCCGGCCCCCGACGCCACCGCGCTCCGGGGCCCGCTGCCCCCCGACGCCATCCCGCCCCCTGGGCCACAGCCCCCAGACGCAACCCAGCTCCCCAGGGCCATCACGTCTCCCAACGCCATCCCGTTCTCCGACGCCAGTGCGCACCCGGACGCAACCCAGCTCCCCAGTGTCACCCCGGCCCCcgacgccaccccgccccccgacGCCACCGCACCCCCTGACGCCACCCCGCCCCCTGACGCCATCCTGTACCCCGACGCCACTGCACCCCCtgacgccaccccgccccccgacGCCATCCCGTCCCCCGATGCCATCCCGTGCCCCGATGCCGTCGCACCCCTCCACGCCATCCCGGCCGAGCCCCCGCTGCAGGCCCGCAGGAGGAGGCGAGCCAAGATCACCGGCCGGGAGCGCAAGGCCATGAGGGTCCTGCCTGTGGTGGTCGGTGGGTGCCTGCCCGGGTGCGGCGCGGAGGAGGAGGCAGCGCCGAGGCGGCGGGGGGGACGCTTGGCTCACCCCCGCTTCTCCCCAGGGGTCTTCCTGCTGTGCTGGTCGCCCTTCTTCGTCGTGCACATCACGCGGGCACTGTGTCCCACCTGCGCGGTGTCCCCGCGGCTGGTCAGCGCAGTCACCTGGCTGGGCTACGTCAACAGCGCCCTCAACCCCGTCATCTACACCGTCTTCAACGCCGAGTTCCGCAACGTCTTCCGCAAGGCCCTGCGCCTCCGCTGCTGAGCGCCacccgcctccccgccccccgcgtCGTTGTGCGAGGACCGGGCCAGACGCCagcgggcggagggggcgggCCGGCAAGACTGATTCAGCAGATTCCTTCCTCTACGCCCGCTGGGAgggctcctgggggtggggggagggggcgaggaggaggagctgctgcccCACGGTGGGGCCTGGAGAACAGATCCCCTGAAGTCggctgcgggggtgggggggcgaccGGCTCTGCCCCTGGGCAGCACAGGAGGCCCTTGGGAGGTTGGCTTAGCTCGGCCCAGGGAGAGAAGCATCGGGAACCACAGCCGCCCCTGCCTGGAAGCTCGCGGTCCCTGTGCTCACAGCCTCCTCTGACAGGGGGCCCCCTGATACCTGGGTGCCAGCTGCAGCCCCCACCAGCCGTTCCGGGGccagcagcctcctccctccgtcccctggGCTGTTTCCCTTTGGCCCAAGGGGAGAGAGTGGACAGCTCATCctcagagggagcctggcccttCCCAGGGGAAGACAACCAGAGTGGGCAGGTCAGCAGCCAGGCCTCACCCAGACTGACCCCTGCTTCTCCAAGGACCAGCCAAGGTGGCCTGTTCCATTGTCCCTGCAAGACACAGCTGAGCTGGTTCTGCCCACCATTTGGCAGCTGCCAGGAAGTCAGAGCACAGCTGCCTGCCAGCTTCTGACCAGAGGTTGCCCAGAGCCCCGAGGAGAAGGGCCTGCGTGCTGGGTGGGCCCACCGAGGCAAGTCCCCTCGAGGGAGCTCTGTGCGTAGACCCCAGGGCGCTCAGTCACACTCTGCTCAGCAATGCCCATGTggccaggcccagggcgcgggagCAGGAGGAGGTGCAGGGCCCAAGGCCAGGAGAGTCCCCCAGGAGGCCCCTGTGTGCTAGGGCTGCCAGCTCCCCCGCCCACAGTGTGGCTCCCGACCCTAGGGCAGCAGGGGCAGATCTTGGCCCCACCAACCAGGGCCAACCCACCCCAGACTTCGTCTTGGCTCTCCCAGTCCCAGGGCCATAGGAGAAATTCATCTCCGCTCGCCAGTGCTGCGGGCTGAGCGCTCCCGTGGGGAGGCTGCTGTTGGTGACAGGCAGCTGCTGCCAACTGCTAAGTCCTCTTCCGAACGTGAGAAATTATGGGCGGAGGTCCACGGCACCAGGCAGGACCTCGGCATGTTAAAATATCCTGTGGAGAGGGGGggccaccccttcccctctgggtgCTCACCCTCTCCTGCTCTTTgccacctcctcccagaagccTCCCTTATCACCTCCTAGGATCAGCCTGTCCCCATCCCCTTGGAGAGACTTGTCCTCAGGGAACCGTCTGACTAATGATGATTCACATCTGTCTcctgctgggctgggggctgacAGGGGCGCTATGTCCCCACACCCACACAGGGTCTGACAGGCAGTGGGAGTTGTGGGGAGGGCACCAGGGCGGGACCCCGGCTCCAGCTGCTGCTTGAGCTTCGGGCACCTTCTTGCCCATGAAGTGTGTGGACGGCTGCAGCAGACACACTGGGTCTCCCCCCAACACAGTGCAGTAGCCCCAACACTCAGAGGGGCCCCAGGTGGCACAGCTGAGCCCCTGCCCAGCCGGCTGTTCCGGGGAGCTGCCCCGAGCCGGCCGATGGTGCCTCTGGGAACCTCAGACTTGAAGTAAAGACCAGGGAGCGGGGCACTGGGGCCGTGTCAGGCCAACGGCAGGGTCGGAGTGAGGGGCCGAGGGCAGTGGTTGCTCGGCCCGCCGCCTGGCTCTGCTCCCCAGTTCCACGTGCCATCCCGTGCCCTCGCCCATCTCTGATGCTCGCTCCACACGTGCCTGCTGGGCCTGCTGCAGCCCAGCGCGGAGCAGGTCCTCGATGTGCCCACTTCAGGCGGTGGGAGCTAGTTTCTGCTGCCACCACCAAGAGGACCTCACCCAGCACCTCACCCAGCAGCCAGCTGTGGGCACCTGTGGCTCTGCCCACCCATCCAGGCTCTGTCTGCAGGGGGTGAGGCCACGTCCCCATCCTGTGTGCTCCTTCTCATCACCCGGATGTGAGGACAGGGCTGACCACGCTCCTGAGGGTTAGGGCCAGGCCGGTGAGCTGCACCTCCCTCAGGGCTGAGTCGTGGGTGGGCTGGGAGCTGCTGGTGGCCCCACACTGTCTCTGCCAACCTGTGGGCAGACACTTGCAGCCCCACAGAGGGGGACAAGGTGCACAGGAAACAAAGTGGACACTGGGGACAAGGTCAACATGGGAGACAGGTGGACAGGACAAGGTGGCCGTGGAGAACAATGTGGTCACAGGGGGACAAGGTACAGATCTGCAGAGAGCCCGGTTGACCAGGAGGCACCCCTTCTGTTCCGGCACGCTCACTGGCCCCCGCCGCCAAGGGCTGCCCTGCCTGCAGCTCTCTGTAACCCCGGCCTGGAGGACCTGCGGCGCCCCGCACGGCCTGGCCCATGCTGACCGCGGGCCCACAGAAGCCGGCCCCTTGCCTGTCCCCTGCAGCGGCCGGCAGGAGATGCCATCAGAAGCATTGACACAGAATGCTGATGACTGCTGACAAACCCTTGGTGCCCCTGAGGGCAAATTTCCAGACGCTACACCAAGGCAGCGTCACAGGCTTAGAAATGCCTGCTGCCCTCGGAAAACTGTCCCcggggcgtgcagtcctggggcTTCTATCCTAAGACGAGAAGGGAGACGAGCCATCCCCATCCAGCATCGCCCAGCCCCAGGCCACACGGCTCCCAGAGCCCGGTCCCCAGAGGTGGCTGTGCAGAGCCGCCCGCCACGCTGGGCAGTGGCCCTCCCCTGCGGGCCGCGCCCCGGCCTCAGCCACATGCTCTGCGTTTCCAGGGTGGAGGGAGTCCTCCTCGGGGTGCAGGTCCCTTCGCAGCCCCTCCTGCGATGCTGACGGCCCCTCCCTTCCTGTCCCCACGCTCCTGCCGTCGGACGCCCAGCAACCGCAGAGGCTTCTGCCCCAGCACAGCTGAGAAGCCCCCATGGCCAGTCACTCTGTGGGCACCATGAGGAGGGGCCCGGAGGGGGTCTCGGGGGCCCTGTGCAGCCATGCTACCCACGTTCCCAGCCAGGGCTCACACCTGGACTCCGAGAGGTGGCGGCAGAGCAAACGCCAGGACGGCAGGCACCTCACAAGAACTTGTTAATGTAAGTAAAACACCTGAAGACCCCAGCTTAGTCCACAGAGGGGGCTTCTGGGGGAGAAGGCCCCGCCCGCCCCCCGCTCCCCTACCCCCTCCCGGGAGCCAGGCTCCTGCGCACACCCTTTCCCGTCAGGGCTCCGCCGTCCCCCGGCTCATCCCAGAGACAGTGTCTCTGGGGCACTACGGCCTTGGAAGAACCTTCTGGAAGCAGGAGCCCAAGGAGGGTGCAGGACTGGGAGAATTCCTTCATGCCCATGGTGGCATGAACGTGGAGGACACACAGCTCACGAAGACAGCGCTTCAGAGGAGCATCAGAATCAAAGTCTGGGGgcgcccggtggccaagtggttgtctgccgcctggggtttgccagttcggatcctgggcggggatctggcaccgctcatccagccatgctgaggcggcgtcccacatagcacaaccagaaggacccacaactagaatgtacaactatgtactagagggctttggggagaagaaggaaaaaaaaaataaagaggaagattggcaacagctgttagctcagggccaatctttgaaaaaaaaaaaatcaaagtctgTAAACTGGCCCCGACACCGGGCCTCCACGCCCACCGCGGCGAACCCTCACCTTCTCCCCAAGGCAGGTGGGGCTCTGAGCCTCCTCAGCGCAGAGAAAACAAGGCCACCGCAGGGCCAGGGCTCTGGGGCCATGAGGGCTTTTCTGGAAACCCAGGGAAGCTTCCAGAATGTGGGTGACTGCTCCACGGCAGCACTCTTAGCAGGGCAGGCAGGTCTCGAGCTAGCTGAGCCTGACACCCAAACGTGCTGGTGGCGAGTCCCCAGGTGTGGGCCCCTGGCTGACCTCCTCGTCCTCCTTGACCAGCTCCTGGGATAGGCCGGGCACAGGGCACAGACGAGGAGGTGCTCGGCACAGGCCACGGCCCCTGAGGCCCCCAGCCCGGCTAACAGTCAGGCTGGCTCCCCTGCCCGGCTGGGCCAGGTCAGCAGgcgcaggcaggggctggggagggaggctgcCGGCCAGCACCCCAGCCGGTGGGCGGGGCCCCTGTGGTCAGCGCAGGGAGGGGACGCAGGACTGGCCTCCCCTCCAATGGGCCTGCGTTCTTGGGGCTCTCGTGTCGGAGGGAAGGAATGGAACTTCTTCGGGGTACACACGGACCTCCCCACACTGGCCACAGAGGCGGCAGGACCAGATGCCATGTCACTTCAGAGACTGGATGGGTGGCTCAGCCTTCCCAGTGGGGCCGGAGCGACCCAAGTGACTGGAGCAGTGCCACCCTCGAGCTTGCACCTCTGCTCCAGCTCCTCGGGTGACAGACACGGGGGAGGACGCTACGGCAGCCTTGCCGTTCCCCCATGGCAGCGCCTCTGGGTGGCAGCCTCCAAACCGCACCCACAGAAGGAAGAAACCTGAGGCCGCCGGCCTGCGGGCGTGAGGACGCGGGAGTGGAACCCCCGTCCGGGCGGAGCGGGGACATCCCCTTTATTGACAGACACGTGTATGTACACGAGTGTTACAGAACACGACACACCCGTGGGTGAGACGGACACTCATGATCCAAGGGATAAAAAAGAGCACCGAGAGGAGCCGCCGTCCCACGCGGCCCCGCGCTCCTCGGGGCTACTGGCAGCAGGAGTTCATTGCCAAGGGACAGGTCACTCAAAGTCTGTTAATAACTTGGCCAGCAAGTTTCTTCACCTTCTCCTCAACAACCCCAAAGTCCTCAAGGGGTCCTGCACCCGCGACAGGTACACGGCACCGCGGAGAGGGGACCCGGCAAGCTCTCACACGTTGACTTTCTCTATCACGCTCTCAGTGACGTGGACTTCGTCGGCCTGAACGGTGACGGCCGCTGACTGCCCGCACATGTGCTGGTGATCTTTCCAGTCCTGAAAGGAAGGACATTCACGTTACCGGGAGCTGCTGCCCCAGCCAGAGTGACATCTGCCCAGGGAGCAGGGCCAGGTGGGACCCTCCAGCTGAGGCTGCAGCCTGCGCGAGCTGTGCGGCCGGCCCTCCCGCTGGTCTCTGCCAAGCCCAGCCTTGCCCACCCTCGTTTCTAAGGGATCAGCTCAAAAGGCAAACAGCTAACGAGCCTTGAAAGACTGAGCGGCCCAAACACGTCATTCTCTGAGCCCGTCCCCTTTCAGGGGTCTCACCCAAAGAAAGAACCGTCCACGCAGAGAAGCGCTGACACTGATGTTATCATTGCAAAGGAGATGAAACAGAGCTGGAGCCAGCCACGTGTCCGTGGGGCGGTCGGTGGCTGTGGCTCACAGGATGATGGGGGACAGTGTGGGCGCTGAGGGAGACCCCAGCTCCTCCCACGCCCACTGCCCCGCTCCAGGCAGGCGCCGCCATCAGCCCGGCACAGGCGGGACAATGGGGCTGCCACACGGGCCGCCCCTCCCTCCAGAGGAGGCCTGACAGCAGGGAGACGGCTGGACAGAGGTGCACCAGACACACGGCGAGGGCGGGCAGAAGAGACAGGATGGGacgggacacacacacacactggggtGCCTCCCACAGCAACGGGGTTCCTGGATCGCAGAACTCCAGCTCCTTGTCTGTGGGCCTATGTTTTCCAAATTCTCTACAGTCAGTGTACCTGACTTGTATAATAATAAACTAAGATTTGAAATCATTAtatcaaaagaatgaaactttaaCTTGAAAATTACCTGAAAGGGGACTGTCCGTCCATGCAGTATGTAAAACTTCACGCACACCGGGCCAAGTCCACGGCGTTTctcaccatacacagaaatttaccaaaaatggatcataaacctaaatataagagctaaaagtGTACatgttttagaagaaaacaggagatttTCCTAACCTTGAGTTACACAAAAGTGCTCCGACACCACGGTGTGATCTCCATGAAACAAAATTCTGATGAACTCTGGActtcaacaaaactaaaaacttctgtcCCGCAAACACCAACCACtattaggaaaagaaagagacacGGCACAGACTGGGGgaaaacatctgcaaaccatGTACCTGACAGAGGAGCACAGAACTCTTGATGCTCAATAAGAAGAGAAACTATCCAACtgaaaaatgggtgaaagatttgaatagacatttccccccAAAAGATACTCAACTGCCTACTAAGCACATGGACAGATCATTAGTCAACATCATCTGTCACTAGGCAATGCAAATTACAACTCCCCGTGGCATCGCTGCACACATGGGACGGCTGTCCTCACACAAACAGTAACACGTGTTGGCgaggaagcagggagaccccatctgctgctggtgggaaagtaaaacggggggcagccactctggaaaacagtctggaagttTCTTATTAAAGTTAAACATTAGTTTACTCTATGACCCAGCAAATCCACTCTAGGTATCcagccaaaacaaaacatacaTCCACCCAAAAGCCTCTATgtgaatgctcacagcagcactaCTCACAGTCACCAGAGAGGAGAAACAGCTCAGACGCCCGTCACCTGCACGGAGGCACACGTGGTCCACCCTCCCAGGGGAAGATCATGcagccagaaaaaggaaagaagcactGCCACCTGCTCCAACATGGACAAACCTCGAGAACACGCTGGGCGAAGGCAGCCAGATGCAAGAGCCCACAGGCTGTGAGAGTCCCGGCACAGGAAATACCCAGAAAAGGCAGATCTCTGGACAAAGGAAGTACATtcgtggttcccaggggctgcgGGGGAGCTCAGAGGTCTTTTTATGGTAACGGAAAGTTCTAAAGCTGAattgtgatgtttgcacaactacAAATTTACTAAAAAAACATGGAATTGTAtccttaaaatgggtgaattttataggatgtaaattatacctcaatgaagatataaaacacacacgtgtgcacacacccCTCATATgggatttggaaagaaaatgaagtctgCAAATTAAAACCCAAAACAAGTCATGGTCCTTGTCCAACTTGTGACAAGACAAGCAGCCTGACCACCTCTCCAAGTCTTCTAAGGAGCGCAGAGAACGAGGGAGCCAGACCAGATGGGACCGGGAGGTGTGAGGTCAGCATTTACCATTTACCACAAGCAGCTGGGCCTCCTGTCTTCCAGATCCTGTTCATCTGGGATCATTTGTGCTCATTTGGATCCAACATGAGAATAATCGTTTTTGAAGTTCACTTTATATCAGTTTAAGTAAATAGAACCCAGAGCATATGTCTTTATCAAGCAGCATGTGAAAAGAGCAAAAGCTTCACTAATCAAGGGAAGAAACAGGTCTGTCGACAAGATTGGAGCAACAGTGTGACGTGCCCCCTTCATGAAGAGAGGTCCCCAGACTGCAGGCTGCACTCAGAGAAAACGTCATGTGGCTGAAACAATTCCATCAAGAAACAAGCCCGCGAATCTTCCCGTGATGGCTCAAATGCAGGGAAGCTCTAGGAGCCGACCCCTCGGATCACAGGCCAGCACAGAGCCTTGCCCTCCCGGCTGCCACCGTATCTTAGCCCCTCCTCCCGCGGCCCTGGCACTCGTCACGGCCCCGGAGAGCAGCGAGGCGGCTGTGGACGCCCTCTTCTCGGTGCACGAGCCTGGAGCTGAAACCTCAGGGGAAAGCAGACTTCTGGCTCTGAGTCCTAAATCTCCAGCACCTGGGACGGGCCAGGGCTTAAGAGCAAACCCGGGGGGCAGCTCCCACCCCAAGAGACACACCTAGGGGCAGCAGAGCTCTTGGGGTGCCAAATGCAGGCAGGCCCCCCGGGGTCCTGCAGGATGCGAGGACAGGCTCGTTCCTCGTTGTCCATCTCTACACGGCACCCTGGGGGGCCCTCAGGCATCTGAAGACTCCAGAGGTGGGATGAGCCACGTGCCCACACACTGGTCCTGGACGGCCACCTCCATCCCCCTCCCAGCCGACACCTGCCCTCCTGAGGGTTTCTGTGGATGGAAGGGCACTTCAAGAAGCCACCACGTGGGGCACCCTGGCCGGGGAGAGGCCGTGTCCAGATGCAAGTCCACCTCGCGGAGGCCGCGCAGCGAGGCCATGACTAGGTGTGTACTGTCCATCCACCCAGCACACGGCGTTTTAACTGGGACATTTCACATGGGCACAAAGAAGAGGGGAGAACAGGCGGGGCTGCTCCCCGCACAGCCCCTCTCTGAATAACAGCGGGAGCAGCGATAACCTGAACTGGCGGGTGCTACTCAGAAAATCCTCTGATTTCCTTAGAATCGATGGCTGAATGATGGCAACAGAGACACATGTGAACATCACTGTGACTTCACGATCTAGGACGAGGTGTCCAGGGCTGGGAAGCACTGACCGTGACAA
Protein-coding regions in this window:
- the DRD4 gene encoding D(4) dopamine receptor; the encoded protein is MGNRTAADADALLAGRGPGAGGGAGTPGAAAALAGGVLLIGAVLAGNSLVCVSVAAERSLQTPTNYFIVSLAAADLLLALLVLPLFVYSEVQGGVWLLSPGLCDALMAMDVMLCTASIFNLCAISVDRFVAVAVPLSYNRQSRGGRQLLLIGATWLLSAAVAAPVLCGLNDAHGRDPAVCRLEDRDYVVYSSVCSFFLPCPLMLLLYWATFRGLRRWEAARRAKLHGRAPHRTSGLGPPAPDATALRGPLPPDAIPPPGPQPPDATQLPRAITSPNAIPFSDASAHPDATQLPSVTPAPDATPPPDATAPPDATPPPDAILYPDATAPPDATPPPDAIPSPDAIPCPDAVAPLHAIPAEPPLQARRRRRAKITGRERKAMRVLPVVVGVFLLCWSPFFVVHITRALCPTCAVSPRLVSAVTWLGYVNSALNPVIYTVFNAEFRNVFRKALRLRC